A single region of the Stigmatella erecta genome encodes:
- a CDS encoding DUF4112 domain-containing protein — protein sequence MRPLPAPTTSPADSAALDQVRRLARQLDTSLRLPGGVRIGWDAVLGLIPAVGDWAGALLSSYIILQAVRLGASREVLLRMVGNVAVEALVGVVPFVGDLFDVAWRANVRNVTLLEKHLAAPTATRRASQAWVFLAVLLLVALLALAATLTVLVWRALGLHLF from the coding sequence ATGCGCCCCCTGCCCGCCCCGACGACGTCCCCCGCTGATTCCGCCGCGCTCGACCAGGTCCGCCGTCTGGCCCGGCAGCTGGACACCTCCCTGCGGCTGCCCGGAGGGGTGCGCATCGGGTGGGACGCCGTGCTGGGCCTGATTCCCGCCGTGGGCGACTGGGCCGGCGCCCTGCTCTCCAGCTACATCATCCTGCAGGCGGTGCGCCTGGGGGCCTCCCGCGAGGTGCTGCTGCGCATGGTGGGCAACGTGGCGGTGGAGGCGCTCGTGGGCGTGGTGCCCTTCGTGGGAGATCTCTTCGATGTGGCCTGGCGGGCCAACGTGCGCAACGTGACCCTGCTCGAAAAACACCTGGCCGCCCCCACCGCCACCCGCCGGGCCAGCCAGGCCTGGGTGTTCCTCGCCGTGCTGCTCCTGGTGGCGCTGCTGGCCCTGGCCGCGACGCTCACCGTGCTGGTCTGGCGCGCCCTGGGCCTTCACCTCTTCTGA
- a CDS encoding ABC transporter substrate-binding protein — MKRLLTVLAVALCLTGAAAESAEVPLPEGYPPAYARIIEAARQEGTLSIYSATDASEAAPLIREFEATYPGVRVEYADQNSTEIYSRFIAEVAAGQGTADLVWSSAMDLQVKLIHDGYAQAYASPETPNLPGWAVWKNEGYGTTAEPLVIAYNKRLMPAGDVPRTRADLERLLRAKKDFYQGKVASYDPERSGVGFLFISQDVQLSQDTWRLVEAMAGTGPRLYTSTGAMMERLVSGEHLLVYNMIGSYALRRQKQDPSVGIVFPADFTLTLSRIAFIPTEARHPNAAKLFLDFLLSKRGQRLLAGRDMAPVRTDVDTTGVPMPPAGQVRAIRLGPQLLTHLDPLTRLRFLKQWKRIVRGR, encoded by the coding sequence TTGAAAAGATTGCTGACCGTCCTGGCGGTGGCCCTGTGTCTGACAGGTGCCGCGGCCGAAAGCGCCGAGGTCCCCCTGCCCGAAGGTTACCCGCCCGCCTACGCGCGCATCATCGAGGCGGCGCGCCAGGAGGGCACGCTGAGCATCTACTCGGCCACCGACGCGAGCGAGGCCGCGCCGCTCATCCGCGAGTTCGAGGCCACCTACCCCGGCGTCCGCGTCGAGTACGCGGATCAGAACTCCACGGAGATTTACAGCCGCTTCATCGCGGAGGTGGCGGCCGGGCAGGGCACCGCGGACCTCGTGTGGAGCTCGGCGATGGACCTTCAGGTCAAGCTCATCCACGACGGCTACGCGCAGGCGTATGCCTCGCCGGAGACGCCGAACCTGCCCGGCTGGGCGGTGTGGAAGAACGAGGGCTATGGCACCACCGCCGAGCCGCTCGTCATCGCCTACAACAAGCGGCTGATGCCCGCCGGGGACGTGCCGCGCACGCGCGCGGACCTGGAGCGGCTGCTGCGCGCGAAGAAGGACTTCTACCAGGGCAAGGTCGCCAGCTACGACCCGGAGCGCAGCGGCGTGGGCTTCCTGTTCATCTCCCAGGACGTGCAGCTCAGCCAGGACACCTGGCGCCTGGTGGAGGCCATGGCCGGCACCGGGCCCCGGCTCTACACCTCCACCGGCGCGATGATGGAGCGGCTCGTCTCCGGCGAGCACCTGCTCGTCTACAACATGATCGGCTCCTATGCGCTGCGGCGGCAGAAGCAGGATCCCTCGGTGGGCATCGTCTTCCCGGCCGACTTCACGCTGACGCTCTCGCGCATCGCCTTCATTCCCACCGAGGCGCGCCACCCCAACGCCGCGAAGCTGTTCCTGGACTTCCTGCTGTCCAAGCGAGGCCAGCGCCTGCTGGCCGGGCGCGACATGGCCCCCGTGAGGACCGATGTGGACACCACCGGCGTGCCCATGCCACCCGCCGGGCAGGTGCGGGCCATCCGCCTGGGCCCACAGCTCCTCACCCACCTCGACCCCCTCACCCGCCTGCGCTTCCTCAAGCAGTGGAAGCGCATCGTGCGCGGCCGTTGA